A window of Bacillota bacterium contains these coding sequences:
- a CDS encoding ATP-dependent RecD-like DNA helicase, translating into MTEIRGMVERITYRDEATLYTVARFREEGKPGVTTVVGNFPAISVGEHLVLTGEWINHREYGRQFQVSQAQPMVPVSIAGIEKYLGSGLIKGIGPVTAQKLVAHFGVDTLEIIDQAPERLMEVEGIGKKKAQAIATAWQAQRDIHAIMAFLQGCGVKPSIAVKVYQRYGPDAIRIVKADPYRLASEVFGIGFKTADEIAASQGLAPTAPARLAAGLKYALTQSAGEGHTFLPRQELLQRAAAVLNVPEDSLDPVLDEQIQGGQLIQESLADAKEQMECVYLPAFCGAERMAAQRVVKLLRDVREQQLPLIGDLRQQIQEVEAQTGLTLAPGQRRAVEAALLGQVVVITGGPGTGKTTIVKVLLQMLEHQGQRCLLAAPTGRAAKRLSEATSRPAKTIHRLLEFGVSEGGTMGFQKNESDPLAADAVIVDEASMLDIILFNHLLKALQPGTKLVLVGDVDQLPPVGAGQVLKDLINSNSVVVARLTEVYRQAATSLIVTNAHRINQGEYPRLNQFDGDFFWIDAEDGERAADTIAELVTTRLPNYYGLDPMEDIQVLTPTRRSVIGTEALNQRLQGVINPLGPGQAQLQYGETSFRIKDKVMQLRNEYEKGVFNGDVGTVIALSEEEGELTVAFPDGDDLREVVYDRVELDQLSLSYAISVHKSQGSEYPAVVMPITFVAPTLRTRNLLYTAVTRAKGLVVLVGSQRALRSFIGNVDESRRYSGLDLRIKAAMLAE; encoded by the coding sequence ATGACGGAAATTCGAGGGATGGTGGAGCGAATCACCTACCGCGATGAAGCTACTCTGTACACCGTAGCCCGATTCCGGGAAGAGGGCAAACCGGGAGTCACCACCGTGGTGGGTAATTTCCCGGCGATTAGTGTCGGCGAGCACCTGGTATTGACCGGAGAGTGGATTAATCACAGAGAGTATGGGCGCCAGTTTCAGGTAAGCCAGGCACAACCCATGGTACCGGTATCCATAGCTGGGATTGAAAAGTATCTTGGGTCCGGGTTGATCAAGGGCATCGGGCCCGTCACGGCCCAGAAGTTGGTCGCCCATTTTGGCGTCGATACCCTTGAGATCATCGATCAGGCCCCGGAGCGGTTGATGGAAGTTGAGGGAATCGGGAAAAAGAAGGCCCAGGCCATTGCCACGGCCTGGCAGGCGCAGCGGGATATTCACGCCATCATGGCCTTTCTGCAAGGATGTGGAGTAAAACCCAGTATCGCGGTCAAGGTGTATCAAAGGTACGGTCCTGACGCGATCAGGATAGTTAAGGCTGATCCCTATCGGCTGGCGTCGGAGGTCTTTGGTATTGGTTTTAAGACCGCAGATGAAATCGCCGCCAGTCAGGGCCTGGCACCCACTGCTCCAGCTAGATTGGCCGCAGGATTGAAGTATGCTTTGACCCAGAGTGCCGGCGAAGGCCACACCTTCTTGCCCCGACAGGAGCTGCTCCAACGGGCCGCCGCGGTTCTCAACGTCCCCGAGGACAGTTTGGATCCAGTTCTGGATGAGCAGATCCAAGGGGGGCAGCTGATTCAGGAATCCTTGGCCGATGCCAAGGAGCAGATGGAGTGTGTTTATCTGCCGGCCTTTTGTGGAGCGGAAAGGATGGCTGCTCAGCGGGTGGTTAAGCTCCTGCGGGATGTCAGGGAGCAGCAACTTCCTCTCATCGGTGATCTTCGCCAGCAAATTCAGGAGGTGGAGGCTCAAACGGGGCTGACGCTGGCCCCGGGACAGCGGCGGGCGGTGGAAGCTGCTTTGCTGGGACAGGTAGTGGTGATCACCGGGGGCCCCGGTACCGGTAAGACCACAATCGTTAAGGTTCTACTGCAAATGCTGGAGCATCAGGGCCAACGGTGCCTGCTCGCGGCTCCCACGGGAAGGGCAGCAAAGCGCCTGAGCGAGGCCACCTCCCGTCCGGCCAAGACCATCCACCGGTTGCTGGAGTTTGGAGTGTCAGAAGGGGGGACGATGGGTTTTCAAAAAAACGAGTCCGATCCCCTAGCCGCCGATGCGGTGATCGTCGATGAGGCCTCGATGTTGGACATCATCCTATTCAATCATCTCTTGAAGGCCCTGCAGCCGGGAACCAAGCTGGTGCTGGTGGGGGATGTGGATCAGTTACCTCCCGTTGGTGCCGGTCAAGTGCTAAAGGATCTGATTAACAGCAATTCTGTGGTTGTGGCCCGATTGACGGAGGTCTATCGCCAAGCTGCGACCAGCCTGATTGTGACCAATGCCCACCGGATTAATCAAGGGGAATATCCCCGGCTCAATCAGTTCGATGGTGACTTTTTTTGGATCGATGCCGAGGATGGGGAAAGGGCAGCCGACACCATTGCGGAGCTGGTCACCACCCGATTGCCCAACTATTACGGATTGGACCCTATGGAGGATATCCAGGTCTTGACTCCCACCCGCCGCAGTGTCATCGGAACGGAAGCGCTGAATCAGCGATTGCAAGGGGTGATCAATCCCTTGGGCCCCGGACAGGCACAACTGCAGTATGGCGAGACGAGTTTTCGTATCAAGGATAAAGTGATGCAGTTAAGAAACGAGTATGAAAAGGGAGTCTTCAACGGTGACGTCGGTACTGTCATCGCCCTATCGGAGGAAGAGGGAGAGCTGACGGTGGCCTTTCCCGATGGCGATGACCTGCGAGAAGTTGTCTACGACCGGGTAGAGCTAGATCAGCTGTCCCTGTCCTATGCCATCTCGGTGCACAAAAGCCAAGGAAGCGAGTACCCAGCGGTGGTGATGCCCATTACCTTTGTGGCACCGACCCTGCGAACCCGCAATCTGCTGTACACGGCAGTGACCCGGGCCAAGGGGCTGGTGGTCTTAGTGGGTTCCCAGCGGGCCCTGCGGTCCTTTATCGGCAACGTTGATGAATCCCGCCGTTACTCCGGCCTTGACCTGAGAATCAAGGCAGCTATGCTAGCAGAGTAA
- a CDS encoding response regulator transcription factor, whose protein sequence is MIRVLIADDHPLLRSGLKQILSLESDIEVVGEAGDGQEAVSKAMQLRPDVLVLDINMPKMNGIEATRWLADRLPETKIIVLTIHDDKEYLREVMSNGALSYLLKDSEPGKVADAIRKAAQGEPYLSGKQLDAVLEDYRDLSQRYEAPQRVKETREQYTAVMDGGKLGLLTEREFEILERIVAGCTNRQISQDLYISENTVKNHLSSIFRKLDVNDRTQAAIYGIRHGVEPKGMEKDPWDK, encoded by the coding sequence GTGATTCGAGTCTTGATTGCAGATGATCATCCATTGCTGCGCAGTGGACTAAAGCAGATTCTCAGCCTAGAGTCAGATATTGAGGTGGTAGGTGAAGCAGGGGATGGTCAGGAGGCAGTGAGCAAAGCGATGCAGCTGCGTCCCGACGTCCTAGTCCTGGACATTAACATGCCGAAAATGAATGGCATTGAGGCCACACGCTGGCTCGCTGACCGATTGCCGGAGACCAAAATCATTGTCTTGACGATCCACGACGACAAGGAGTATCTGCGGGAGGTAATGAGCAACGGTGCTTTGAGCTACCTGCTCAAGGATTCCGAACCCGGTAAAGTCGCCGACGCCATTCGGAAGGCAGCCCAGGGAGAGCCCTATTTGTCTGGAAAACAATTGGACGCCGTTCTAGAGGATTATCGGGATTTGAGTCAGCGCTATGAAGCCCCGCAACGGGTGAAGGAAACCCGGGAGCAATACACCGCGGTGATGGATGGGGGCAAGTTGGGGCTCTTGACGGAACGGGAGTTTGAAATCCTGGAGCGAATCGTCGCCGGTTGCACCAACCGGCAGATTAGCCAAGACCTATATATTAGCGAGAACACGGTCAAAAATCATCTCAGCAGTATCTTTCGGAAACTAGACGTCAATGACCGCACCCAAGCGGCTATCTATGGAATCCGGCATGGAGTAGAGCCAAAGGGGATGGAGAAAGACCCATGGGATAAATAA
- the xylB gene encoding xylulokinase gives MALLVGIDVGTGGVKTIAVDESGQICARSFREYPLSQPKPGWTEQDPEDWWQATLETLQDVAGQLGSRASEIKGIGLSGQMHSSVFLDGNRQVIRPAILWNDGRTARQCRWITQEVGQAQLISHTANKALEGFTAPKVIWLREEEPENYARVRWLMLPKDYVRMRLTGEIYTEVSDAAGTLLFDVANRRWSEAVLSRLNIDPNILPEVKESGDCCGYLTQEVAARTGLPAGIAVAGGGADNACGAVGAGIVKTGRALSSIGTSGVVLVQTDNPNPDPEAKVHTFNHGIAHRWYNMGVSLSAGLSLKWFRDNLGHLEKQVEALSGYDAYDLLTAQAEDIPPGAEGLLFLPYLTGERTPHGDANARGVLCGLSPRHTKGHIVRAILEGVVFALRDSLEIIKELGTTVDEIRAIGGGAKSRLWSQIQADVMNVKIATLNVDEGPAFGAALLAGVAAGVHASVAEAAEASITTTAIITPNPEAVAVYEAYYREYRALYPVLRDSFARMAQLS, from the coding sequence ATGGCACTGTTAGTTGGGATCGACGTTGGGACAGGAGGAGTCAAGACGATTGCCGTTGACGAATCGGGCCAGATTTGCGCCCGCTCCTTTCGCGAATATCCCCTCAGTCAGCCCAAGCCTGGTTGGACTGAGCAAGATCCCGAGGACTGGTGGCAAGCGACGCTAGAGACTTTACAGGATGTCGCCGGCCAACTGGGAAGTAGAGCTAGCGAAATCAAAGGAATCGGCCTTTCGGGGCAGATGCACAGTTCGGTGTTCCTCGACGGGAACAGACAGGTAATCCGACCAGCCATTTTGTGGAATGATGGGCGCACTGCCCGCCAGTGTCGGTGGATTACCCAAGAGGTGGGCCAAGCCCAGCTGATTAGCCACACCGCCAACAAGGCCTTGGAAGGTTTTACCGCGCCCAAAGTTATCTGGCTGCGGGAAGAGGAACCGGAGAATTACGCCAGGGTTCGGTGGCTAATGCTGCCCAAGGACTACGTACGGATGCGGTTAACGGGAGAGATCTACACAGAGGTCTCCGATGCCGCGGGCACTTTGCTTTTCGACGTTGCCAACCGTCGCTGGTCGGAGGCAGTCCTATCCCGCCTAAATATTGATCCAAACATTCTACCGGAGGTCAAGGAATCCGGCGATTGCTGTGGCTATCTGACCCAAGAAGTAGCCGCCCGCACAGGCCTACCCGCGGGCATCGCCGTAGCCGGCGGGGGCGCGGATAACGCCTGTGGTGCCGTGGGAGCCGGCATTGTCAAAACAGGAAGAGCTCTCTCTAGTATCGGTACATCGGGAGTAGTCCTGGTGCAGACCGACAATCCCAATCCCGATCCTGAAGCCAAGGTTCATACCTTCAACCATGGAATTGCCCACCGGTGGTACAACATGGGAGTCAGCTTGTCCGCGGGGCTATCCCTCAAATGGTTTCGGGACAACCTCGGTCACCTGGAAAAACAAGTGGAGGCATTGTCGGGCTATGATGCCTATGACCTGTTAACGGCCCAGGCCGAAGACATCCCTCCCGGCGCTGAGGGCCTCCTGTTCCTTCCCTACTTAACGGGAGAAAGAACACCCCACGGAGACGCCAATGCCAGAGGCGTGCTGTGTGGACTAAGCCCCAGACATACCAAGGGCCATATCGTTAGGGCCATTTTGGAAGGCGTTGTCTTTGCGCTGCGGGATTCTCTAGAGATTATTAAGGAGCTGGGGACCACCGTCGACGAAATTCGGGCCATCGGCGGAGGGGCCAAGAGCAGACTGTGGAGCCAAATTCAGGCCGACGTGATGAACGTGAAGATCGCCACCCTCAACGTGGACGAAGGGCCTGCCTTCGGTGCCGCGTTACTGGCCGGCGTCGCCGCCGGGGTCCATGCTTCTGTGGCTGAGGCAGCGGAGGCGTCCATCACCACTACCGCAATCATTACTCCCAATCCAGAGGCCGTGGCCGTCTATGAAGCTTACTACCGGGAATATCGTGCATTGTACCCAGTCCTCAGGGACTCCTTTGCCCGCATGGCGCAGCTATCCTAA
- the pfkB gene encoding 1-phosphofructokinase has translation MIYTVTLNPAVDRTLLLPSLRPGELNRVRQRIDNASGKGINVSLTLRELGAETTALGFLGGDSGRWIKAVLAAKGIGGAWVEVQEETRMNIKVRDLQSGETTELNEPGPQITSDEWAQLVELLQSLGTSSVEKKQRDIIVFAGNPPRGLPKDVYVQLISLMKERGWYTVLDTSGDYLAEGIKAAPDVIKPNLEELSDLVGHRLETLEEVEGAAREILNEGVSLVVVSLGSQGALYCQATESLLARPPAVTVRSTVGCGDALVAGTVYGIWQGYSLADVARWGTACGSATATTEGTEPGSRDLIEELLPQVEIEGAN, from the coding sequence ATGATTTATACAGTAACCCTTAATCCCGCAGTGGATCGTACTCTGTTATTGCCATCCCTTCGTCCCGGAGAGCTAAACCGAGTCCGGCAACGGATCGATAACGCCAGTGGCAAGGGAATTAACGTATCTTTGACCTTAAGAGAACTGGGAGCCGAGACCACCGCCCTGGGTTTCCTTGGCGGAGACTCCGGCCGGTGGATCAAGGCGGTGCTGGCCGCCAAGGGGATTGGTGGAGCCTGGGTCGAGGTTCAGGAAGAGACCCGGATGAACATCAAGGTGAGGGATCTGCAGTCAGGCGAAACCACGGAATTGAACGAACCCGGTCCCCAGATTACCTCCGACGAATGGGCCCAGTTGGTGGAGTTGCTGCAATCCCTGGGCACCTCATCAGTAGAGAAAAAGCAGCGGGACATCATTGTGTTCGCCGGCAATCCGCCCCGGGGGCTGCCTAAGGATGTCTACGTCCAGCTAATTTCCCTGATGAAGGAGCGGGGTTGGTACACGGTACTAGATACCAGCGGAGACTACTTGGCAGAGGGTATCAAGGCGGCTCCCGACGTGATTAAACCTAATTTGGAAGAGTTAAGCGATCTAGTGGGTCACAGGTTAGAGACCCTGGAAGAGGTGGAAGGGGCAGCCCGCGAGATCCTGAATGAGGGTGTTTCCTTGGTGGTAGTATCCCTGGGGTCCCAGGGTGCGCTGTATTGTCAAGCCACGGAAAGTCTTCTCGCCCGACCGCCCGCGGTGACGGTGCGGTCCACCGTAGGTTGTGGCGATGCGTTGGTTGCTGGCACCGTGTATGGGATCTGGCAAGGCTATTCCCTGGCCGATGTGGCCCGGTGGGGAACTGCCTGCGGCAGCGCTACGGCCACCACCGAGGGGACGGAACCCGGCAGTCGAGATCTAATCGAAGAGCTGCTTCCTCAGGTTGAAATCGAGGGCGCTAACTAG
- a CDS encoding DEAD/DEAH box helicase, which produces MSQLYYLYVSLDCNDSLLWHPVRTPLVWEIFQGMLARKSGHSPKPLMVAGPLPMWAVWNLMAHLQQAGYRNSRRRSHWRLSRWLRREAKASLRVLGLKASVSAGSWPGRLPSIAAGDWDTTGVPTGEDLAAEVEGLVSLLYGRRLLEDEALGQIRRQGIDTSLPVPYLLELAGLLGLVRQEPGVMLSPGVQWQCSRCGSTTDLVVSPGRCPTCGAVGCRRCRACVNLGQVCACRPLYDFSRLPSGRAAQRSWASGNEEKGGKEPVLAFTLTGPQAAAYDDLVRFVTEPGAPDNCLVWAVCGAGKTEACFGAIAATLSQGKRVLFAVPRREVVLELVDRIRRAFPQRRVSLLVGGQSQVGPLGQIVVATTHQTLRFAAVFDLVVLDEADAFPYQGDPMLARALSRCFAPGAQGITMTATPSEYHWQQVHQGKWAMVVIHQRHHGQPLPVPQVWLQGNGRQSSVGSPQLFPPELEERILRRELSPLLIFVPTVVAGKTLTRYLQQRWPDLRLDLVHAGKQENRKLLEGLRSGQLDALVTTTLLSRGITIPGVNVIVAQADTETIFSCATLVQIAGRVGRTPEQPSGEVWFLAAKETKAMTAAAAMIREANARSQGALSSWVR; this is translated from the coding sequence GTGTCTCAACTTTATTACCTCTATGTGTCCTTAGATTGCAACGACAGCCTTTTGTGGCATCCGGTGCGGACACCGCTGGTATGGGAGATTTTCCAAGGGATGCTCGCCAGGAAGTCCGGGCACTCACCAAAGCCTCTGATGGTCGCGGGACCGCTGCCGATGTGGGCGGTGTGGAATTTGATGGCCCATTTACAGCAGGCAGGATACCGAAATTCTCGGCGAAGGAGTCACTGGAGGTTGTCCAGGTGGCTGCGCCGAGAGGCCAAGGCGTCCCTGCGAGTCTTGGGCCTGAAGGCCTCGGTGTCTGCGGGATCTTGGCCGGGAAGACTCCCTTCCATCGCGGCTGGGGACTGGGACACCACGGGTGTCCCTACCGGTGAAGACCTTGCGGCTGAGGTGGAAGGATTAGTTAGTCTCCTTTATGGTCGGCGCCTGTTAGAGGATGAAGCCCTCGGCCAGATCCGCCGGCAGGGGATTGATACTTCCTTGCCGGTGCCCTATCTCTTGGAGCTGGCGGGATTGCTGGGATTGGTGAGGCAGGAGCCAGGGGTAATGCTATCCCCTGGGGTACAGTGGCAGTGCAGCCGCTGTGGGTCCACCACGGACTTAGTTGTTAGTCCAGGCCGGTGTCCCACCTGTGGAGCCGTTGGTTGTCGCCGGTGTCGAGCCTGTGTCAACTTGGGCCAGGTCTGTGCCTGTCGACCCCTCTACGACTTTTCCCGGTTGCCTTCGGGGAGGGCAGCGCAGCGGAGCTGGGCTTCGGGGAACGAGGAGAAGGGTGGCAAGGAGCCAGTTCTGGCCTTTACCCTAACGGGACCCCAGGCCGCGGCCTATGACGACTTGGTTAGATTTGTCACCGAGCCTGGAGCCCCAGATAACTGCTTAGTGTGGGCGGTGTGTGGGGCCGGGAAGACCGAGGCCTGTTTTGGCGCGATAGCTGCCACCTTAAGCCAGGGCAAGCGGGTGCTCTTTGCAGTGCCCCGGCGGGAGGTGGTTTTGGAGCTGGTGGACAGAATTCGCCGGGCCTTTCCCCAGCGTCGGGTTTCCCTGCTGGTGGGAGGGCAATCCCAGGTAGGTCCCCTGGGACAGATCGTTGTGGCTACCACCCATCAGACCCTGCGGTTTGCGGCGGTTTTCGATTTGGTGGTTTTAGATGAAGCCGATGCCTTTCCCTATCAAGGTGATCCCATGCTGGCCCGGGCCTTGAGCCGGTGTTTTGCCCCAGGCGCCCAAGGGATAACCATGACAGCCACCCCCAGTGAGTACCACTGGCAGCAGGTGCATCAGGGAAAGTGGGCCATGGTGGTAATCCACCAACGCCATCATGGACAACCCCTACCGGTACCCCAGGTGTGGCTCCAGGGAAATGGGCGGCAAAGTTCGGTGGGTAGTCCCCAGCTGTTTCCCCCGGAATTAGAGGAACGCATTCTGCGCAGGGAACTATCTCCTTTACTGATTTTTGTTCCTACGGTGGTCGCAGGTAAAACCTTGACGCGGTATTTGCAGCAGCGCTGGCCCGACTTGCGGCTGGATCTCGTTCATGCCGGAAAACAAGAAAACCGGAAACTACTGGAAGGACTGCGGAGCGGCCAACTCGATGCTTTGGTTACCACCACCCTTTTGTCCAGGGGGATAACGATTCCAGGGGTGAACGTGATCGTAGCCCAGGCCGATACCGAAACAATCTTTTCCTGTGCCACCCTAGTACAAATTGCCGGCCGAGTGGGGAGAACTCCTGAGCAACCCTCGGGAGAGGTCTGGTTCCTGGCTGCCAAAGAAACTAAAGCCATGACGGCAGCTGCGGCAATGATCCGGGAGGCCAATGCCCGGAGCCAAGGAGCACTCTCATCCTGGGTTCGCTAA
- a CDS encoding MerR family transcriptional regulator, with protein sequence MSLRNCNRCGVVFSSRGSRICPRCLQREQEEFEIVRDYIRKNPGATVAETSIATEVPVEQINQFVREGRLILSRPELQCQSCGDLIASGRFCTKCLAAMRRDLGRSQPQFQSQGKSEPTVGKGDPPSKRERFHSKAAIIRRQDR encoded by the coding sequence ATGAGTCTACGGAATTGTAATCGCTGTGGCGTCGTCTTTAGCTCGAGGGGTTCGCGGATCTGTCCCCGCTGTTTACAACGGGAGCAAGAGGAATTTGAAATAGTGCGGGATTACATCCGGAAAAATCCCGGAGCTACGGTGGCTGAGACCAGCATTGCCACCGAGGTACCGGTGGAACAAATCAATCAATTTGTGCGGGAAGGTCGGCTGATTTTGTCTCGACCGGAATTGCAGTGCCAGTCCTGCGGTGACTTGATTGCCAGTGGAAGGTTCTGTACCAAGTGTCTTGCTGCCATGAGAAGAGACTTGGGCCGGTCTCAACCCCAATTCCAATCCCAAGGGAAATCCGAACCGACGGTAGGGAAAGGAGATCCCCCGTCGAAGCGGGAGCGCTTCCACAGCAAGGCTGCCATCATTCGTAGGCAGGATCGATGA
- a CDS encoding S-methyl-5'-thioadenosine phosphorylase, translated as MRPKIEIGVFGGSGFYEFLDDVEEHWVDTPYGAPSDKIAVATVAGRAVGFLPRHGKDHQLPPHRINYRANLWAMKHLGATQVIGPCAAGSLKPEIKPGDFVVTDQFVNRTWGREDTFVEGPVVTHLTAAEPYCPRLRRLAVEEAQKLGITVHPQGTVVVIQGPRFSTRAESKEYSSHGWDVINMTQYPEGILARELGLCYVNIALVTDYDAELEGHPDIAPVTHEAVLKVFSENNDKLKRLLMAMITNMPQERDCDCSTAAGALVD; from the coding sequence ATGCGACCGAAAATCGAAATCGGTGTCTTTGGTGGTTCTGGATTCTATGAGTTCTTGGATGATGTTGAGGAACATTGGGTAGATACTCCCTATGGAGCCCCCAGTGACAAAATTGCCGTGGCTACCGTTGCTGGACGGGCGGTAGGCTTCTTACCTCGCCATGGCAAAGATCATCAGTTACCGCCCCACAGAATCAATTACCGGGCCAATCTTTGGGCGATGAAGCATCTTGGTGCGACCCAAGTGATCGGTCCCTGTGCTGCTGGTAGTCTGAAACCAGAGATTAAGCCAGGAGATTTTGTCGTTACCGATCAGTTCGTCAACCGGACCTGGGGAAGGGAAGATACCTTTGTCGAAGGGCCGGTGGTGACCCACCTGACCGCGGCGGAACCCTACTGTCCTCGGCTGCGTCGACTGGCAGTGGAGGAAGCCCAGAAGTTGGGAATTACCGTTCATCCCCAAGGCACCGTGGTAGTGATTCAAGGCCCCCGTTTTTCCACCCGGGCCGAGAGCAAGGAATACAGCAGTCATGGTTGGGACGTAATTAATATGACCCAGTACCCCGAGGGGATCCTGGCCCGAGAACTAGGTCTGTGCTACGTGAATATAGCTTTGGTTACCGATTACGATGCCGAGTTGGAAGGGCATCCTGACATTGCTCCCGTCACCCATGAAGCTGTACTTAAGGTCTTTAGTGAAAACAACGATAAGTTGAAGCGGTTGCTGATGGCGATGATTACCAACATGCCCCAAGAGCGTGATTGTGACTGTTCCACGGCGGCAGGGGCCCTGGTAGATTAG
- the vanZ gene encoding VanZ family protein: protein MGLIFYLSEQPGSEIHLPAPDYLLHALAFGGLSFCLYSALRSSGASLLVAHGVAVLGTLLYGISDELHQMVVPGRVASVSDVIADLVGALVVQTGLWLLTRVVPKEKRGGPKESDIHIR, encoded by the coding sequence ATGGGTTTGATCTTCTATCTGTCGGAGCAGCCGGGATCGGAGATCCACCTCCCGGCTCCCGATTATTTGCTCCACGCCCTTGCCTTTGGCGGTCTCAGTTTCTGTCTCTACTCGGCGCTGCGAAGCAGTGGGGCTAGCTTGTTGGTTGCCCATGGAGTGGCGGTGCTGGGCACACTGTTATATGGTATTAGTGATGAACTGCACCAAATGGTGGTTCCCGGGAGAGTGGCCTCGGTTAGCGATGTGATTGCAGACTTGGTGGGAGCCTTAGTTGTGCAGACAGGGTTGTGGCTCCTGACTCGGGTGGTACCTAAAGAAAAAAGGGGTGGGCCAAAGGAAAGTGACATCCATATCCGCTAA
- a CDS encoding DUF192 domain-containing protein: MADSFLTRLVGLLGTSHLNPGEGLLLTGCNGIHSLGMKFAFDVVFLAADGTVLRSVRNIRPNRLGPVVWRAKYALELPLNTAQVAVGERLAWEVVN, from the coding sequence TTGGCGGATTCCTTTCTCACTCGTCTAGTGGGTCTGCTGGGGACCTCGCACCTCAATCCCGGCGAAGGTCTTTTGCTCACGGGATGCAACGGTATTCACAGTCTAGGGATGAAATTTGCCTTTGACGTGGTCTTTCTCGCTGCCGACGGGACTGTCCTCCGGAGCGTCAGGAATATCCGTCCCAACCGATTGGGACCGGTGGTCTGGCGGGCCAAATACGCTCTGGAGCTGCCGCTTAATACGGCGCAAGTTGCCGTCGGAGAGCGGCTCGCGTGGGAAGTTGTCAATTGA
- a CDS encoding ComF family protein, translating into MVVILSPWQRWLTALRQWWDELRLPQDRCLVCGKALPPLVTVFLCRKCFLQIPLVGTSYCHRCGRPVQERRLCYHCQGAWPRYYAQVRALCLYDDPVRDWLHAMRYLGQWELAYALGELMALRLADHQFPVDCVIPVPLYPQRLRQRGYNQAELLAERIAVGNWLPLYSQVVGRIRDTRPQAGLSGGQRRNNVKQAFAVFEPTLIRGKTILLVDDIYTTGATINELARVLLRSGASKVYGYCLAVDANDHDLEVGDT; encoded by the coding sequence GTGGTTGTTATTCTGTCTCCATGGCAGAGATGGTTGACGGCACTCAGGCAGTGGTGGGATGAGCTTCGGCTTCCCCAGGATCGCTGCTTGGTTTGTGGAAAAGCTTTACCCCCGTTGGTGACAGTGTTCCTTTGCCGCAAGTGCTTTCTCCAGATACCCTTAGTAGGCACCAGTTATTGCCATCGGTGCGGACGCCCGGTGCAAGAGCGACGACTGTGTTATCATTGTCAAGGGGCTTGGCCGCGCTATTATGCTCAAGTTCGCGCCCTGTGCCTTTACGATGATCCAGTCCGAGACTGGTTGCATGCCATGAGGTATTTGGGGCAGTGGGAATTGGCCTATGCTTTAGGAGAGCTCATGGCTCTGCGACTAGCTGACCACCAATTCCCTGTAGACTGTGTGATCCCTGTCCCTTTATATCCTCAGCGCTTGCGGCAGCGGGGGTATAATCAAGCTGAACTCTTGGCAGAACGCATAGCCGTCGGTAATTGGTTGCCGCTGTATTCCCAGGTGGTGGGGAGAATCCGGGATACGAGACCCCAAGCAGGATTAAGTGGTGGTCAACGGCGAAACAATGTCAAGCAGGCCTTTGCAGTGTTTGAACCGACCCTGATTCGTGGTAAGACTATACTGCTTGTCGATGACATTTATACTACAGGAGCTACGATTAATGAACTTGCTCGGGTATTGTTGCGGTCAGGGGCCAGTAAGGTCTATGGTTACTGCCTGGCGGTGGATGCCAATGACCACGACTTGGAGGTAGGAGACACATGA
- a CDS encoding FMN-binding protein: protein MKKVISIALVVMLLAATSVAFAGEKYRDGSFIGFIGNARGDIIVDIKIKNDRIVGAEILNPVKPEGTYSYQLGVDAFAKFPSEIIAKQGPAMDLITGATGSVNDYNKATALALAIASDSYTGNVFYGVSRNYAHGHTVARVVVDKEANRIVDVQLVPAQNTGANETREANKPATGYPWPQAVQAYKEIPAKIVAEQKLNVDVIAGATHSCEAYAAAVKHALQQAGMNPDNFIK from the coding sequence GTGAAGAAAGTTATTTCTATCGCCTTGGTAGTCATGCTGCTGGCTGCTACCAGCGTTGCCTTCGCCGGTGAGAAGTATCGCGATGGTTCCTTTATTGGTTTTATCGGTAATGCCAGAGGCGACATTATTGTCGATATCAAGATTAAGAATGATCGCATCGTCGGCGCTGAGATTCTAAACCCGGTCAAGCCCGAGGGAACCTATAGCTATCAGCTAGGTGTCGATGCCTTTGCGAAGTTCCCCAGCGAAATTATCGCTAAGCAGGGCCCTGCCATGGACCTGATCACCGGTGCTACCGGTAGCGTCAATGATTACAACAAAGCTACCGCTCTGGCCTTGGCCATTGCTTCCGACAGTTACACCGGTAACGTTTTCTACGGTGTAAGCCGTAACTATGCTCACGGTCACACCGTGGCCAGGGTTGTCGTTGACAAGGAAGCCAACCGCATCGTCGATGTTCAGTTGGTTCCTGCCCAGAACACCGGTGCCAATGAGACCCGGGAGGCCAATAAGCCGGCAACTGGCTATCCATGGCCCCAGGCAGTCCAAGCCTATAAGGAAATTCCAGCTAAAATCGTGGCAGAACAGAAGCTAAATGTTGACGTTATTGCCGGTGCTACCCACAGCTGTGAAGCCTACGCTGCTGCCGTGAAGCACGCTCTGCAGCAAGCCGGGATGAATCCCGACAACTTCATTAAGTAA